In the Desulfomonile tiedjei genome, one interval contains:
- the nifE gene encoding nitrogenase iron-molybdenum cofactor biosynthesis protein NifE — protein MKTAVFDERKGQIHRKGEQPFQMTCDKDSLAGAVSQRACVFCGSRVVLYPIADALHLVHGPIGCAAYTWDIRGALSSGPALHRLSFSTDLQEQDVIFGGEQKLERALLELIERHDPKAAFVYSTCIVGIIGDDLEAVCKRVSKETGIPVLPVQSEGFKGNKRAGYNAACKAMFSLMGTGDTSEISRLSVNILGDFNLAGEIWIIREYFERMGLQVVANITGDGRVADIRRAHGAGLNVVQCSGSTMDLAHMMNEAYGTPFMRVSYFGVEDMAESLYKVARFFLELDPEILDRTKALVKEELDRMYPELLRYRRDLEGKKAAIYVGGAFKAFSLVKAFRIIGMDVVLVGSQTGTEEDYRELSEITDEGTIIVDDSNPLELSAFLQEKDVDIFVGGVKERPIAFKLGVGFCDHNHERKEALEGFVGMVNFAREVHASVTSPVWRFVPRKAGKRELLRNADRRGGQAK, from the coding sequence ATGAAAACAGCAGTGTTCGACGAACGAAAAGGCCAAATCCATCGGAAGGGTGAACAACCTTTCCAGATGACCTGCGACAAGGACAGCCTCGCAGGCGCGGTAAGCCAAAGGGCATGCGTCTTCTGTGGCTCCAGGGTGGTCCTCTATCCCATAGCCGATGCTCTGCACCTGGTGCACGGACCAATAGGATGCGCCGCATACACCTGGGACATTCGCGGGGCACTGTCGTCAGGACCGGCCTTGCATCGGTTGAGTTTCTCCACGGACTTGCAGGAACAGGACGTCATCTTCGGCGGCGAGCAAAAGCTGGAACGAGCGCTGCTGGAACTCATCGAGCGCCACGACCCCAAGGCAGCGTTCGTTTACTCCACGTGCATCGTCGGCATCATCGGCGACGATCTGGAAGCAGTCTGCAAACGTGTTTCTAAGGAAACGGGTATTCCTGTGCTGCCGGTGCAATCGGAGGGGTTCAAAGGGAACAAACGAGCCGGGTACAACGCGGCGTGCAAGGCGATGTTTAGCCTGATGGGGACCGGCGACACGTCGGAAATCTCGCGGCTGAGCGTAAACATCCTCGGTGATTTCAACCTCGCGGGTGAAATTTGGATCATCCGGGAATACTTCGAGCGCATGGGGCTGCAAGTAGTCGCAAACATCACAGGAGACGGCCGCGTCGCAGACATTCGGCGAGCGCACGGCGCCGGGCTCAATGTCGTGCAATGTTCGGGTTCGACCATGGATTTGGCTCATATGATGAACGAAGCGTACGGCACTCCATTCATGAGGGTTTCCTATTTCGGCGTGGAAGACATGGCCGAATCCCTTTACAAAGTGGCCCGCTTCTTTCTCGAGTTGGACCCGGAAATCCTCGACCGGACCAAGGCGCTGGTCAAGGAAGAACTCGATCGCATGTACCCTGAATTACTCAGGTATAGGCGAGACCTTGAAGGAAAGAAAGCCGCGATTTACGTGGGTGGTGCTTTCAAGGCCTTTTCCTTGGTCAAGGCTTTCAGGATTATCGGCATGGACGTCGTGCTGGTCGGTTCACAGACCGGGACGGAGGAGGACTACCGAGAACTCAGCGAAATTACGGATGAAGGCACCATCATTGTGGATGATTCCAACCCGCTGGAACTCTCGGCGTTTCTGCAAGAGAAGGACGTGGACATCTTCGTAGGCGGCGTAAAGGAAAGGCCGATAGCATTCAAGCTGGGGGTCGGGTTCTGCGACCACAATCATGAGCGCAAGGAAGCGCTGGAAGGATTCGTCGGCATGGTGAACTTCGCTCGCGAGGTTCACGCGTCAGTGACGAGCCCGGTTTGGCGATTCGTGCCGCGAAAAGCAGGCAAGCGAGAACTCTTGAGGAATGCCGATCGCAGGGGAGGGCAGGCGAAATGA
- the nifD gene encoding nitrogenase molybdenum-iron protein alpha chain: MKVLKEETTNLGVEAIDPHEVKQELLRKVPTKVARKRAKQIIVNEIGPELEAQEIGANTRTIPGIITQRGCTYAGCKGVILGPTRDIVNITHGPIGCGFYSWLTRRNQTRTNGPEDENFMTYCFSTDMQEEDIVFGGEKKLRAAIQEAYDLFKPKAISIFATCPVGLIGDDVHSVAREMKEKLGINVFGFSCEGYKGVSQSAGHHIANNGIFTHVVGLNDNVKEGKFKINLLGEYNIGGDAFELDRILDDCGITVVSTFSGNSTYDQFANAHTADLNTIMCHRSINYVAEMMETKFGIPWVKINFIGAEAAAKSLRKIANYFEDPELSERVEAVIAREMPEVEKVREEVRARCEGKVAMLFVGGSRAHHYQELFREIGMKTISAGYEFAHRDDYEGRHVLPFLKVDADSRNIEELEVHPDPERFRPRKTAEDVERLAAKGFRFKDYDGMMREMPERTLVVDDISQYETDRLIDIYKPAIFCAGIKEKFAVQKKGIPMKQLHSYDSGGPYAGFRGAINFYREIDRMVNSQVWKYLKAPWQENPELAAKYACD; this comes from the coding sequence ATGAAAGTACTTAAAGAAGAAACCACAAACCTCGGGGTCGAAGCCATTGATCCCCACGAGGTGAAACAGGAACTACTGAGAAAAGTCCCGACCAAGGTGGCTCGTAAACGGGCCAAGCAAATCATCGTCAATGAGATAGGTCCGGAGCTGGAGGCTCAGGAAATCGGAGCCAACACTCGCACCATTCCAGGGATCATCACCCAGCGGGGCTGCACGTACGCAGGCTGCAAGGGAGTTATCCTGGGGCCTACTCGTGACATAGTGAACATCACGCACGGGCCTATCGGGTGCGGCTTCTACAGCTGGCTCACGCGGCGCAACCAGACCCGTACCAACGGGCCGGAAGATGAAAACTTCATGACGTACTGCTTCTCCACGGACATGCAGGAAGAAGACATAGTGTTCGGCGGCGAGAAGAAGCTCCGGGCAGCCATCCAGGAAGCGTACGATCTGTTCAAGCCCAAAGCCATCAGCATATTCGCCACCTGCCCGGTGGGGCTCATCGGCGACGACGTCCACTCTGTTGCCCGCGAGATGAAGGAAAAGCTCGGTATCAATGTCTTCGGGTTTAGTTGCGAAGGTTACAAGGGCGTGAGCCAGTCCGCGGGGCACCATATCGCCAACAACGGCATTTTCACTCACGTTGTCGGCTTGAACGACAATGTCAAGGAAGGCAAATTCAAGATCAACCTGCTCGGCGAATACAACATCGGCGGCGACGCTTTTGAACTCGACCGCATCCTGGACGATTGCGGAATCACCGTGGTGTCTACATTCAGCGGCAATTCCACCTACGACCAGTTTGCCAATGCTCACACGGCCGATCTCAACACCATCATGTGCCACCGCTCCATTAACTATGTAGCTGAAATGATGGAGACAAAGTTCGGAATACCCTGGGTAAAGATCAATTTCATCGGGGCCGAAGCCGCGGCAAAGTCGCTCCGTAAGATCGCCAACTACTTTGAAGATCCGGAACTCAGCGAACGTGTCGAAGCGGTCATCGCCCGGGAAATGCCTGAAGTCGAGAAGGTGCGGGAAGAAGTTCGGGCACGATGCGAAGGAAAAGTGGCCATGCTCTTTGTTGGGGGCTCACGGGCTCACCACTACCAGGAGCTTTTCCGAGAAATCGGCATGAAGACCATATCCGCGGGGTACGAATTCGCACATCGTGACGACTACGAGGGCCGTCACGTGCTGCCGTTCCTAAAGGTGGATGCGGACAGCCGTAACATCGAGGAGTTGGAAGTCCACCCCGATCCGGAAAGATTCCGCCCGCGCAAGACCGCAGAGGACGTGGAACGGCTCGCGGCGAAGGGATTCCGGTTCAAAGACTACGACGGCATGATGCGTGAGATGCCGGAGAGGACTCTGGTCGTTGACGATATCAGCCAGTACGAAACGGACCGGCTCATCGACATCTACAAGCCGGCCATCTTCTGCGCGGGCATCAAGGAGAAATTCGCGGTGCAGAAGAAAGGCATCCCAATGAAGCAGCTCCACAGCTACGATTCCGGCGGACCATACGCGGGCTTCAGGGGCGCTATTAACTTCTACCGGGAAATCGATCGCATGGTCAACAGCCAGGTATGGAAGTACCTCAAGGCGCCCTGGCAAGAAAACCCCGAACTAGCAGCCAAGTACGCCTGTGATTGA
- a CDS encoding (2Fe-2S) ferredoxin domain-containing protein: MQKPDHHIFVCASFRGTEAKGKCIKKESLQLIPYMQEELADRGLNAMVSSTGCLNLCEEGPVMVVYPQGHWYRGVNSTEDVDEILDALEEGKPAEKYLLT, from the coding sequence ATGCAAAAACCGGATCATCATATTTTCGTGTGTGCGAGTTTTCGCGGAACTGAAGCCAAAGGCAAATGTATCAAGAAGGAATCCCTCCAACTGATCCCTTATATGCAAGAAGAACTGGCCGACCGCGGCCTGAACGCGATGGTGTCCAGCACCGGCTGCCTGAACCTCTGCGAGGAAGGGCCTGTGATGGTCGTCTATCCGCAAGGACACTGGTACCGCGGTGTTAATAGCACGGAGGATGTGGATGAGATCCTGGACGCTTTGGAAGAGGGCAAGCCTGCCGAGAAGTATCTGCTGACCTGA
- the nifK gene encoding nitrogenase molybdenum-iron protein subunit beta — MLLRHTPKEINQRKALTINPAKTCQPIGAMYAALGIHGCLPHSHGSQGCCAYHRSTLTRHYKEPVMAATSSFTEGASVFGGQANLVQAIDNIFTIYEPDVIAVHTTCLSETIGDDIPQIARKAEADGKIPSGKFVIHVNTPSYVGTHVTGFANMTKAMVDYFAQSNGKKIDQINIVPGYVEPSDMEEIKRLADVMGIRTVLFPDTSGVLNRPQTGKYEMFPKGGVTVEALKTTGDSMATIGLGRMASGPAARALDAKFNVHCEILDLPIGFKATDRFVDTLRKTAGTNVPDILNEERGQLLDIITDMHQYFYGRKVALAGDPDQLIALTEFLVSIDMWPIHIVTGTTAKKFETRIREITRDVPHPVNVSAPGDMFLLHQWIKNEPVDLLMGNTYMKYIARDEDIPLVRFGFPILDRIGHSYFPTVGYRGGMRLLEKILDVILDRQDRDAPEESFELVM; from the coding sequence ATGTTACTGCGACATACACCGAAAGAAATCAATCAGCGCAAAGCGTTGACCATCAACCCGGCCAAGACATGCCAGCCCATCGGCGCCATGTATGCAGCTTTGGGCATTCACGGCTGCCTTCCGCACAGTCATGGTTCGCAGGGATGCTGCGCATATCACCGGAGCACTCTCACACGCCATTACAAAGAGCCGGTGATGGCTGCGACCAGTTCCTTCACTGAAGGCGCGTCGGTGTTCGGCGGCCAGGCCAATCTGGTGCAGGCCATCGACAACATCTTCACCATCTACGAGCCGGACGTGATCGCGGTTCACACCACGTGTTTGTCGGAAACCATCGGTGACGACATACCGCAGATCGCTCGCAAAGCCGAGGCGGACGGGAAAATCCCCAGCGGCAAGTTCGTCATCCATGTGAACACGCCCAGTTACGTGGGAACGCATGTGACCGGATTTGCCAACATGACCAAGGCCATGGTGGATTACTTCGCACAGTCCAACGGGAAGAAGATCGACCAGATCAACATCGTCCCCGGTTACGTGGAACCGTCCGATATGGAGGAAATCAAACGCCTCGCGGATGTGATGGGGATCCGGACGGTTCTGTTTCCCGACACGTCGGGGGTGCTCAACCGGCCTCAGACCGGGAAATACGAGATGTTCCCCAAAGGCGGCGTGACCGTCGAGGCCCTGAAGACGACCGGAGACAGCATGGCCACTATCGGTCTGGGGCGCATGGCTTCGGGGCCCGCGGCACGAGCGCTGGACGCCAAGTTCAATGTGCACTGCGAAATCCTCGACCTGCCCATTGGATTCAAGGCCACAGACCGGTTTGTGGACACCCTGAGAAAAACCGCCGGTACCAATGTTCCCGACATCCTCAATGAAGAACGAGGACAGTTGTTGGACATCATCACCGACATGCACCAGTACTTCTATGGCAGAAAAGTGGCGTTAGCAGGCGACCCCGACCAGCTCATAGCGCTCACCGAATTCCTGGTCTCCATCGACATGTGGCCCATCCACATCGTGACCGGCACAACCGCGAAGAAATTCGAAACTCGAATCAGGGAGATCACGCGGGATGTGCCTCACCCTGTGAATGTAAGCGCTCCCGGCGACATGTTTCTGCTGCATCAGTGGATCAAGAACGAACCGGTGGATTTGCTTATGGGCAACACCTACATGAAGTACATCGCCCGCGATGAGGACATCCCGTTGGTGCGTTTCGGCTTTCCTATTCTGGATCGCATCGGTCACAGCTACTTCCCGACGGTCGGATATCGCGGGGGCATGCGTCTGCTGGAAAAGATCTTGGACGTGATCCTGGATCGCCAGGACCGAGACGCCCCCGAAGAGAGCTTTGAACTGGTGATGTAA
- a CDS encoding nitrogenase — protein MKTNAAPYVSTTNACKLCKPLGACLAFRGIEGAVPYLHGSQGCATYMRRYIISHFREPMDIASSSLGEKHAVYGGGPNLKLGIRNVMTKYRAGLIGIATTCLTETIGDDVPGIVAEFKREFSDLLNQHGDPEIVTVATPSYSGSHMEGFHAAVKASVKQLAQAGPKHQGVGLFPGFVSPADIRYLKEVLDDFGISATILPDISLTLDGPALDEYEKVPRGGTPVEEIKSLGGAKAAIEFGRTLSKNVTAGGLLEEEYDVPLHSLGTPIGLRESDCFFSVLEEISGRAIPERHALERGRLIDSFVDGHKYVAGKRAVVYGEADLVVGLTSFLAEIGIKPVLCATGSRTGRFEQSIHAVLDEFDIELPVIRDGMDFYEIAEEAEELHPDLLVGNSKGYHLARRWNVPLIRVGFPIHDRFGGHRTLHVGYRGAQSIFDSVVNALIERKQEQSPVGYTYI, from the coding sequence ATGAAAACCAACGCTGCACCTTACGTTTCCACGACCAACGCATGCAAGCTTTGCAAACCGCTTGGCGCATGCCTGGCATTTCGCGGGATAGAGGGCGCTGTGCCGTACCTGCACGGCTCTCAAGGCTGCGCCACCTATATGAGACGATATATTATCAGCCATTTCAGGGAGCCGATGGACATCGCGTCTTCGTCACTCGGCGAGAAGCACGCGGTGTACGGAGGCGGGCCGAATCTCAAGCTCGGTATCCGAAACGTGATGACCAAATATCGAGCGGGCCTGATCGGCATAGCAACGACCTGCCTTACGGAAACCATCGGTGACGACGTGCCTGGGATCGTTGCCGAATTCAAGCGTGAATTCTCGGACTTACTGAATCAGCACGGCGATCCTGAAATCGTGACGGTTGCAACACCGAGTTACTCCGGTAGTCACATGGAAGGTTTTCACGCCGCGGTCAAGGCGTCGGTGAAACAGCTCGCCCAGGCCGGGCCCAAACATCAGGGTGTGGGATTATTCCCGGGCTTCGTGTCCCCTGCCGATATCCGCTACTTGAAAGAAGTCCTCGACGATTTCGGGATTTCCGCCACGATCCTGCCGGATATTTCTCTGACCCTGGACGGGCCCGCGCTCGATGAATACGAGAAGGTCCCGAGAGGCGGAACGCCTGTCGAGGAAATCAAATCCTTGGGAGGAGCGAAGGCTGCCATCGAATTCGGGCGAACCTTATCGAAAAACGTTACCGCCGGAGGACTGCTCGAAGAGGAATACGACGTGCCTTTGCATTCGCTTGGGACCCCAATCGGACTCCGAGAATCGGATTGCTTCTTCTCGGTGCTGGAGGAAATTTCGGGCCGAGCGATTCCCGAGCGGCACGCGCTTGAACGGGGACGCCTCATCGACTCATTCGTGGATGGCCACAAGTACGTGGCCGGCAAACGAGCGGTTGTTTACGGCGAAGCAGATTTGGTGGTCGGACTGACCTCATTTCTTGCGGAGATCGGCATAAAACCGGTTCTGTGCGCCACAGGTTCGCGTACAGGTCGGTTCGAGCAATCCATCCATGCGGTCCTCGACGAGTTCGACATTGAATTGCCTGTGATCAGGGACGGAATGGACTTCTACGAGATAGCCGAAGAAGCAGAGGAACTCCATCCCGACCTCCTCGTTGGAAACAGCAAAGGCTACCATTTGGCGAGGCGCTGGAACGTCCCGCTCATTCGAGTGGGCTTCCCGATTCACGACCGTTTCGGTGGCCACCGAACTCTTCATGTAGGATATCGTGGAGCGCAATCCATCTTCGATTCGGTCGTGAATGCGCTCATCGAACGCAAACAGGAACAATCCCCAGTAGGGTACACATACATTTGA